A part of Melittangium boletus DSM 14713 genomic DNA contains:
- a CDS encoding MGH1-like glycoside hydrolase domain-containing protein, with translation MPSPRSSHRRRTRRGPRIATAALLASATAGVTAFTLANTAWAINAPTVYARNPTSGTSFLNHTALLGAINDKPWFEANIPFLEVPDAQIQAVYYYRWQTYKEHLVYTGAEYGYLSNEFLTPVFYGAPYGGIVAAAGHHINEGRWLRDQQYVKDVINYWLAGPGQFPKPMIESVNPNTSDWAHEYSFWAASSVWQHYLVTGDKAFATAQLSNLIKQYRGWDNHFNSSLGLYWQVPVWDATELTPASYESSDPYHGGPGYRPTINAYQYGDARAIAQLATLAGDTATATEYNNRASALQTATRARLWDPNRAFYFHMHRDNNPGNTLLGTREEHGFVPWMFHLPQPSDSTAFAQLLDPQGFAAPYGPTTVERRSKWFNHEASKGCCRWTGPSWPYETSQTLTGLANLLIDYPAQTTITPAHYVSLLRGYAATQYKNGVPYVAEAHDADTDKWIYDGGGHSEDYNHSTYNDNVISGLIGVRGQSGNTLTVRPLAPASWDYFALENIPYHGHNVTVLWDRLGTRYGQGVGMHLYVDGAKVASQTGLGAVTINVGAPLVQSNGGGKVNFAANGQRIANKAQPFASYTFGGAGDNAWNAIDGLVFRNGIPQNTRWTTYATTQASDFFGVKFQHAITTSDVRLYFYDDGGGVRTPKSYDLQYWTGGTWASVPNQTRTPATPTATTVNHITFPPLTTTQLRVVAPNAGGGTGWGLSEFEAWSAPVYLIQNVNSGKMLAVAGASQANSANVQQYADNGTLDHQWELVDAGGGWFKVLNLNSGLVLAVQNASKALSAQIQQYQDSGTSDQLWRFVDAGGGQFKIVNRNSGLLLGVDGESKSDSANVVQFSDNGTLDHLWRMEPASQPQWFNDDFEGNTATQWSPQLGTWSLCHPVSYEYCATGTGENLALAGNASWRAYTMDASVLANSAPLNSGIALVARAQDASHYYQAELKRTSVGYEWAVSKNDGGTWTLLASGLYNWPSGAGKYMNIRFSVQGDALTMGVWQPGGTWQTLGTGRDAQYTSGRMGLRTWGGLTGSFDIVHVYGG, from the coding sequence ATGCCCTCCCCCCGGTCGTCTCACCGTCGCCGCACCCGGCGAGGTCCCCGCATTGCCACCGCCGCCCTGCTCGCCTCCGCGACCGCCGGGGTGACCGCGTTCACACTCGCGAACACCGCCTGGGCGATCAACGCGCCCACCGTCTACGCGCGCAATCCAACGAGTGGCACGTCCTTCCTCAACCACACGGCGCTGCTCGGCGCCATCAATGACAAGCCGTGGTTCGAGGCGAACATTCCCTTTCTGGAGGTGCCGGACGCGCAGATCCAGGCCGTCTATTACTACCGCTGGCAGACCTACAAGGAGCACCTGGTCTACACCGGCGCGGAGTACGGCTATCTGTCCAACGAGTTCCTCACTCCGGTGTTCTACGGAGCCCCGTACGGCGGCATCGTCGCGGCGGCGGGCCACCACATCAACGAGGGCCGCTGGCTGCGCGATCAGCAGTACGTGAAGGACGTCATCAATTACTGGCTGGCGGGACCGGGACAGTTCCCCAAGCCCATGATCGAATCGGTGAACCCCAACACGTCCGACTGGGCCCACGAGTACAGCTTCTGGGCGGCCAGTTCGGTGTGGCAGCACTACCTGGTCACCGGGGACAAGGCATTCGCCACCGCTCAACTGTCCAACCTGATCAAACAGTACCGGGGCTGGGACAACCACTTCAATTCCTCGCTCGGCCTCTACTGGCAGGTGCCCGTCTGGGACGCCACCGAACTCACTCCGGCGTCGTACGAGTCCTCGGACCCCTATCACGGAGGGCCCGGCTACCGGCCCACCATCAATGCCTATCAGTATGGGGATGCACGCGCCATCGCCCAGCTCGCCACCCTGGCGGGCGACACCGCAACCGCGACGGAATACAACAACCGGGCGAGCGCGCTGCAGACCGCGACCCGCGCCCGGCTATGGGATCCGAATCGCGCCTTCTACTTCCACATGCACCGCGACAACAACCCGGGCAACACCCTGCTCGGCACCCGCGAGGAGCATGGCTTCGTTCCCTGGATGTTCCACCTGCCGCAGCCCTCGGACTCCACCGCGTTCGCCCAGCTGCTCGATCCGCAGGGCTTCGCCGCGCCCTACGGGCCGACCACGGTCGAGCGGCGCAGCAAGTGGTTCAACCATGAGGCCTCCAAGGGTTGCTGCCGCTGGACCGGACCGTCCTGGCCCTACGAGACCTCCCAGACCCTGACCGGTCTGGCCAACCTGCTCATCGACTATCCCGCGCAGACGACGATCACCCCGGCCCACTACGTCAGCCTGCTGCGCGGCTACGCGGCGACGCAGTACAAGAACGGCGTTCCCTACGTCGCGGAGGCGCACGACGCCGACACCGACAAATGGATCTACGACGGGGGTGGCCACAGCGAGGACTACAACCACTCGACCTACAACGACAACGTCATCTCCGGGCTCATCGGCGTGCGGGGCCAGTCCGGCAACACGCTGACGGTCCGGCCGCTCGCCCCGGCCTCGTGGGACTACTTCGCGCTGGAGAACATCCCGTACCACGGCCACAACGTCACCGTGCTCTGGGACCGGCTCGGCACCCGGTACGGCCAGGGCGTGGGCATGCACCTCTACGTCGACGGGGCGAAGGTCGCCAGCCAGACGGGCCTGGGCGCCGTCACGATCAACGTGGGGGCCCCGCTCGTGCAGTCCAACGGCGGCGGCAAGGTCAACTTCGCCGCCAACGGCCAGCGCATCGCGAACAAAGCGCAGCCCTTCGCGTCGTACACGTTCGGAGGAGCCGGGGACAATGCCTGGAACGCGATCGACGGCCTCGTCTTCCGCAATGGCATTCCCCAGAATACCCGCTGGACGACGTACGCCACGACCCAGGCGAGCGACTTCTTCGGCGTGAAGTTCCAGCACGCCATCACGACCTCCGACGTGCGGCTGTACTTCTATGACGATGGCGGGGGCGTGCGGACGCCCAAGAGCTACGACTTGCAGTACTGGACTGGCGGCACCTGGGCGAGCGTGCCCAACCAGACCCGTACGCCCGCGACGCCGACGGCCACCACCGTCAATCACATCACCTTCCCGCCCCTGACCACGACCCAGCTGCGCGTGGTCGCCCCCAACGCCGGAGGCGGCACCGGCTGGGGACTCAGTGAGTTCGAGGCCTGGTCGGCCCCGGTCTACCTGATCCAGAACGTCAACAGCGGCAAGATGCTGGCCGTCGCGGGAGCCTCGCAGGCCAACAGCGCGAACGTGCAGCAGTACGCCGATAACGGGACGCTGGACCACCAGTGGGAGCTCGTCGACGCGGGCGGCGGCTGGTTCAAGGTCCTCAACCTCAACAGCGGCCTCGTGCTCGCCGTGCAGAACGCATCCAAGGCCCTGAGCGCGCAGATCCAGCAGTACCAGGACAGTGGGACGAGCGACCAGCTCTGGCGGTTCGTCGACGCGGGCGGCGGACAGTTCAAGATCGTCAACCGCAACAGCGGGCTCCTCCTCGGCGTCGACGGCGAATCGAAGTCGGACAGCGCCAACGTGGTGCAGTTCAGCGACAACGGGACCCTGGATCACCTCTGGCGGATGGAGCCGGCCTCGCAGCCCCAATGGTTCAACGACGATTTCGAGGGCAATACGGCCACCCAGTGGTCGCCGCAGCTGGGCACCTGGTCGCTCTGCCACCCGGTCTCGTACGAGTACTGCGCGACCGGCACCGGCGAGAACCTCGCGCTGGCGGGCAATGCCAGCTGGCGGGCGTACACGATGGACGCCTCGGTGCTCGCCAACAGCGCGCCGCTCAACTCCGGCATCGCCCTGGTCGCCCGCGCCCAGGACGCGAGCCACTACTACCAGGCGGAGCTCAAGCGCACGAGCGTCGGCTACGAGTGGGCGGTGTCGAAGAACGACGGGGGAACGTGGACCCTGCTGGCCAGTGGCCTCTACAACTGGCCGTCTGGAGCGGGGAAATACATGAACATCCGCTTCTCGGTGCAGGGTGACGCGCTGACGATGGGCGTCTGGCAACCCGGCGGCACGTGGCAGACGCTGGGCACGGGCCGCGATGCGCAATACACCTCCGGGCGGATGGGCTTGCGCACCTGGGGCGGGCTCACGGGCAGCTTCGACATCGTGCACGTCTACGGCGGGTGA
- a CDS encoding pirin family protein: protein MSTNPLEAAEVELVLAARSADLGGGMSVLRALPQARRRMVGPFVFLDQMGPVDFAAGGASDVRMHPHIGLSTVTYLFEGEGLHRDTVGSVQRILPGDVNWMTAGRGIAHSEHISHAAGTPGGRMLGIQIWVALPKAVEETAPTFVHHAASTLPEFGDGGARIRLVAGSLFGERSPVKTHSELFYADVALEPGAVLGLTAEHEERAAYVVDGSVELSTGTLQAGSLAVFQRGAEVCLRASEGARVLLLGGEPMDGPRHIWWNFVSSSKERIEQAKEDWRAQRFGRIEGETEFIPLPGTPPPPVNYP, encoded by the coding sequence ATGAGCACCAATCCCCTGGAAGCGGCGGAAGTCGAACTCGTCCTCGCGGCGCGGAGCGCGGACCTGGGCGGAGGCATGAGTGTGCTGCGCGCATTGCCCCAGGCGCGGCGCCGGATGGTGGGCCCTTTCGTGTTCCTCGATCAGATGGGGCCCGTGGACTTCGCGGCCGGAGGTGCCTCGGACGTCCGGATGCACCCGCATATCGGGTTGTCCACCGTCACCTATCTGTTCGAGGGCGAGGGACTGCACCGCGACACGGTGGGCAGCGTGCAGCGCATCCTCCCGGGGGACGTCAATTGGATGACCGCGGGCCGGGGCATCGCCCACTCCGAGCACATCTCCCACGCCGCCGGTACTCCGGGCGGGCGGATGCTCGGCATCCAGATCTGGGTCGCCCTGCCCAAGGCCGTCGAGGAGACGGCGCCTACGTTCGTGCACCACGCCGCGTCCACGCTGCCGGAGTTCGGTGACGGTGGGGCGCGCATCCGCCTCGTCGCGGGCTCGCTGTTCGGCGAGCGCTCGCCGGTGAAGACGCACTCGGAGCTGTTCTACGCCGACGTGGCCTTGGAGCCAGGTGCGGTGCTGGGACTCACGGCCGAGCACGAGGAGCGCGCCGCCTACGTGGTGGACGGCTCGGTGGAGTTGAGCACGGGGACGCTCCAGGCGGGAAGCCTGGCGGTCTTCCAACGGGGGGCGGAGGTGTGCCTGCGCGCGAGTGAAGGAGCCCGCGTGTTGTTGCTCGGAGGCGAGCCGATGGACGGTCCGCGCCACATCTGGTGGAACTTCGTCTCCAGCTCCAAGGAGCGCATCGAGCAGGCGAAGGAGGACTGGCGGGCCCAGCGCTTCGGCCGCATCGAGGGAGAGACGGAGTTCATCCCCCTGCCGGGCACGCCGCCTCCGCCTGTCAACTACCCGTAG